In the Calditrichota bacterium genome, AACTATCGCGGAAAAAAGGCAGTAGCGTTGTGAAGAAAAATGTCTCAATTTTTTGCTTGATTCAGCAACTTTCATTTTGAAAATACTAAAAAATGAGACCGAAGTCAATGAAAATTTTAAATTTTTTGCGGAGCGATAGGGGAGAATTGTGTAAATAAAAAAACCGCAGTCGCTGGGGCCAGTCCAGACAACTGCGGCTCGATTAACTCAGAGAGCACAATGTCAAATTACATTATCAAAATTTTTGATGATTTTCTTTTTTTCGATGCGAATATTTTTGTCCGGTCTGTACCAGCGGAGCATTTTTTCGTTCATATCCATCAGTTTGTTCGGGCTGAACATCATGACGCCGTGTTTGCCTTCGCCGGGCATGATGAGAAAATTTTCTTCATTTTCAGTTTCTTCCAATTTCGCAGTCAATTTCTCATTTTTTCCGTGACGCACCACTTCCACAGTCACTTCTTCATCGGGTTCTGCTTCCCCAATAATTTCCCGGACATCATCGGCGTCGTCAACTTTCTCGTCGTTAACGCGAACAATAACGTCGCCGGCTTTCACGTTTGCTTTTTCCGCCGGGCTGTCTTCTTCCACATCAATCACCAAAGCGCCTTTCTTGACGTTGAAATAAGAGGCGAGGTCTTCGTTCAAATCCGCGAGATGTACGCCAAGTCTGGCTTTTGTCGCAATTTTTATTGCCATTTTCTGCGGCTTGAAAGAGAAATCGAAGTTTTTCGCCTCTTTCAATTGGCCTATTTTCACTTCCAGCGTTTTCTTTTTCCCATCGCGTAAAATCAGGATTTTTGCTTTTTCCCCGGGCTTGATTTTCCGAATGGCGCGGGTTAGCGTGTTGGGACGGCGGATTTTGATGTCGTTCACTTTGAGGATGACGTCGTCTTCTGTCAGTCCGTATTCATCCGCCGGACTGTCCAGTTCCACTTCCGCAATGAGCACGCCGTAGTCCGTGCCGAGGTCGGATTTCATCTTTTTAGACAATGGCTCAACTACCACGCCCAAAAATCCGCGCTCCGTTTTGCTTTCAGATTTGGAAATCGCGGAATCCACAGAAATGAGAAAAGCAATGAAGACAATGGAAATGACGGAAATGATGATCCATTTTTGTTTCATGACTGACCTCCGTGCTTATTTTATTTGCAAAAATTATTTTCGATGCTAATTTTATGACTGGAAAATTGTGGAAAAAGTTTTATCCCTTTTTGAAAAAAAGTGGTGCTCAATTTAGGAATTAAAGTGTAATGATGGCATTCTTGCAGTTTGGATTTTTTTAAAGGCTTGAAAATGATGAGGAAAATCCATGAATTAATTTCTAATATTTTATGTATAAATAAAAAAACGCTTGATTTTACAAAAAGTTTTATGTATAATTAAAATAATAAAAATATTTTTGGGGTTAAAAAACATGAAAAATTACATTGACAGAAATATCTATCTGGAAAAGATTATTCCTTTCATTGATAAAAATATCGTTAAAGTGATTGTGGGGCAAAGAAGGGTCGGAAAGAGCTACTTCCTTCTGCAGATAATGGATCATTTGAGAAAGGAAAAGCAAAATCCAAATATCATTTTTATCAACAAAGAGTTGTACGAATTTGATTTTATCCGTGATTATCATGATTTAATGAAATATGTCCGGAGCAAAACTTCTGCGACTCAGCAAAATTATCTTTTTGTAGACGAAATTCAAGACATCGACCAATTTGAGAAAGCTTTGCGAAGCCTTCAGGCTGAGGGAAATTTTGATATTTTTTGCACAGGAAGCAATGCGAAAATGTTGTCCGGCGATTTGGCAACTTTACTGAGCGGACGCTACATTGAAACTAAAATTTTCAGTCTTTCCTATCCTGAATTTTTGGAATTTCATAATTTGGAGAACAGCCAGCAGGCATTTTTTGATTACATTAAATTTGGCGGATTGCCCTATTTAATTCATTTGACATTGGAAGAGAGAGTGGTTTTTGATTATGTTAAAAATGTTTATGATACAATCGTCCTGAAAGATGTTGTTTCGCGCTATCAGGTGAGAAATGTTGCCTTTTTAGAGAATTTAATCTTATTTTTAGCTGATAATATTGGGAATCTTTTATCGGCAAAAAAGATAAGCGATTTTTTGAAATCTCAACGTATTCAGATGTCACCGAATCTTATCTTAAGTTATTGCAATTACATGGCTTCTGCATTTTTTATTTTCAAGGTAAAGCGGTCGGATATCTCTGGTAAAAAAATATTCGATGTCGGAGAAAAATATTATTTTGAAGACGTGGGGATGAGACATGCTTTAATCGGCTTTCGTCAAAAAGATATAAACCAGATTTTAGAAAATGTCGTTTTTACTCATTTGTTGATTTGTGGCTATTCCGTTACGGTCGGCAAAACCGATGGGAAGGAAATAGATTTTATTTGTCAAAAAAATGGTGAGAAATTGTATGTTCAGGTTGCTTATTTAATTCCGGATCAAAAAGTCCGGGAAAGAGAGTTTGGCAATTTATTAGCTGTAAAAGACAATTTTCCCAAATTAGTCGTTTCCATGGATGAAATGGCGGGCGGACAGTACGAAGGAATTTCGCATCTCCACGTACGCGATTTTTTGAGCAAATACTGGTGATTCAAAAAGCGATGAAATAACAACTAACGGTATTGATTTTCAATTAAAATTCCTCAGCATTAAAAATAAAGACCGCTTATCAGGCGCTGACCAAAACGCTGCAATCGGAAATTCCTCAAAAACCATATTGCAAATCTAAACCGACAAGAAATGTCATTTCCCGTTTGCATTTTTTAAAGATATTTTGTATATTCAGCTTCACTCGCTTCATGATTAATAAAATTAGAAGGGATTGTTTTTATGGTACTTACGATTATAGCAATTATTGCGGGGATTCTCATGATCGTAGGACTCATTGGTTGTGTCGTACCCGGAATGCCGGGGCCGCCACTGAGTTTTATTGGTTTGCTCATTTTAGCGATTGCTCAACATTTTACGCCGCCGCTGACGTCGCAGCTCGTGCTCATCATGGCTGTGCTCATGGTTGTCGTGACAATTTTGGACTACATCATCCCTGTCGCCGGTGCGAAAAAATATGGCGCTTCCAAATGGGGAATATGGGGCTCCATTCTCGGAATGATATTGGGGCTGCTGTTTTTCCCGCCGTTAGGGATAATCATTGGCGCATTTTTGGGCGCTGTCGTGGTTGAAATGCTGATTGGCAAAAGCGGAAAAGAGGCGTTGCGGGCCGGCTGGGGCACATTTCTGGGAACACTTTTGGGCACGATTTTGAAATTGACGGTTTCCTTTACTATGACATATTATTATTTGAAGGCTTTGATTTAATGTGAAGGAGCTACTGACAAAAATGATCGCACAATTTTTGCGTGATCATCGCGACACAATTTTGTCGCGATGGGAAGAAAAAATTTCGGTGCCTGAAGATAAAAAACTAAGGGGCGCTAGCGGAAAAAATTTGTTTGATTTTTTTGTGACAATCAATTTGGGCAATGGTGCAAAACTCGAGAAAGAAATCGATGAATTTATCGCTCACGATGGTATTCGTGATTCGCACGGCGTAGACGTGCTTCTGAATAATCTGGTTTTCATGAAACGCACAATATGCGACACGGCGCTGCAAGAACTCGACACCGGGGATCAGGCGCTGCGGGCGCTGGTTCTTTTTTCGGAAAAGTTTGAACGCGCTTTGCTTGTCGCTCTGAAACGATACCACAACGCGCAAATGGAAATCATTTCCAGCCAGAAAAAATTATTTGAGAAAGCCAATGATTTGTTGCGCAGCGCAGTCAATTTCTCGAATATCGGGCTATTTATTTTAGATCGGAACTTGCGCATCATTTACTGGGGCAGCGGATTGGAAAGAATGTACCGCATCCGAGAAAATGAGGTATTGAACAAACCAATCAGCGAGCAGTTTCCTGCGCTGAAAGATGAGGGGGTTTTTGAAAAATTTGAGCGGACGCTGCGCACGGGCGAGTCATTTGAGATGTCAGCCGTGGCGCACCAGTCGCTGCGCCGAGGTAAGCGCATTATTGATTTCAAAATTTCACCACTGCGAGAAGAAAACGGAGACATCATCGGCGTCAACGTGCTGCTGAATGATGTCACTGAACGGCAAAGGAGCGAGGCGTCGCTGAAGGAATATCAACAGTTTTTGTCCAATATTTTTGACGATGCGGCGGAAGCGATTTTTGTGTTGGACGAAAATGACTGTGTCAAGTTGTGGAACAAACAGGCAGAAAAAATGTACGGCTACAGCGCCGAGGAGATGATTGGTAAGCACATTTCCTTGATTGTCCCCAATGATGAAAAATCCCGACGCGAAATTGAGTTGATCAATAAAATCGTCAAAGAAAAAGGCTTTGTGAAAGACTGGGAGACGGAGCGGATCACGCATGATGGCAGGAAATTATTGCTGCGCATCACTCGCACGGCAATTCGGGATGAAAATGACAACTATCGCGGCAGTTCGGTGATCGCGCATGACATCTCAGAACAGCGCCGTTTGGAGCAACAACTCATCCATTCGGAAAAATTATCTGCCGTGGGACAATTAGCCGCGGGAATCGCCCATGAAGTCGGTTCACCGCTGACGGCAATTTCGTCTTTGGCGCAATTGCTCTACGAGCGCGATGACGACGAGTGGAACAAAGATAAATTAAAGATTATCCGCGAACAAATTGACCGCATCGCGCGCATTGTCCGGGAATTAGTGAATTTTTCCAAACCAATTTCCACGGATGTCAAAGACATTTCAGTCAATCAAGTCATCGAAGAAGCGATACAAATTGTTCGCTACGATAGAAGATTGAAACATCTCACAATAAATCTGGATTTGTTTCCGGGCTTGCCCATGATCAGAGCCTCTTTTGATCAGTTACTGCAAGTGCTGATCAATATTTTGCTGAATGCCGGAGACGCACTTGAAGGACGACCCGACGGCGAAATTTCAATTTCCACGCAGCTTGTCGGTGAAAAAATAATCATCAGAATTATTGACAACGGCGCCGGCATTGCGGGAAAATATCTCGACCATATTTTCGAGCCCTTTTTTACAACAAAAGGGCCGGGAAAAGGAACTGGCCTGGGGTTATGGGTCTGCTACAACATTGTCAAGGGCTTTTCCGGAGAAATTGTTGCGGAAAGCGAGGAAAATCAGGGAACCGCGTTCCACATTATTTTGCCCGTTTTGAAAGATTTGGATGAAATCAAAGATGAATGAAAAATTGCTCATCGTCGATGACGACGAAATTTTGCGCGAATCGCTCACCGCCGTGTTGGCCAATCGCGGCTACCAATGCACGCAATGCTCCAATGCCGAGGACGCCTTTGCTTTGCTCAGCGGCGGCTATGAGTTTGACGCGGTAATTTCCGATATTGCGATGCCGGGAATGAGCGGACTGGAATTGATGGAAAAAGTTGTCGAAATTAATCCGAGAATTCCCTTCATTATTATTACTGCGTATGCCTCGATGGAAACGGCAATATTAGCGTTGCGCAAAGGCGCGTTCGATTATCTGATCAAACCGCTGAATTTCGAAGACGTTTACTTGAAAATTTCCAAATTGCTCCAACACAAGGAAATCGCCGCGGAAAATCAGGTTTTGCGGCAGGAACTGAATAATCAGTACAAATTTGACAACATTGTGGGAAAAAGTTCGGCCATTCAGCGGGTATTTGAAATCATTCGACAGGTTTCGCAGACGAGCGCTAACGTGCTCATTACCGGAAACAGCGGCACGGGCAAGGAACTTGTGGCGCGCGCCATTCATTTTAACAGTCCCCGAATGAAGGGGAGATTTGTGCCGCTGAATTGCGCTTCAGTTTCGGAGACGTTGTTTGAGAGCGAACTTTTTGGCCATAAAAAGGGCGCGTTCACCGGCGCCATCGCTGAAACGGAAGGATTTTTCAAAGCGGCGGGAAAGGGAACGCTTTTTCTCGATGAGATCAGCGAAGTGCCCATTACCATTCAGGCAAAACTTTTGCGCGCCATTGAGTCAAAGGAAATCATTCCCGTGGGCAGCAACCAGCCGCAGACAGTAGATGTGCGCATCATCGCTGCCAGCAACCGCGATCTCGCCGCGGAAGTGAAAAGCGGCAATTTTCGCGAAGACTTATTTTATCGCCTGAATATCATTCACATCAAATTGCCGTCGCTTTCCGAAAGGCCGGAAGACATCCCGCTTCTTGTCAACCATTTCATGCAAAATTTCCGCGGTCAGATGAATAGGAAAGTGCGCGGCGTGGACCCTAAAGCGATGCAGCTTTTGATGAACAGAAAATGGCAGGGAGAAATCCGCGAGCTGCAAAACGCGATCGAACGGGCGATGATTTTTTGTCGGGGGGAGATGATTACGCTCGATGATCTGCCGCCGGAAATTATTACGGAATCAAAGGATGAGATGCTATCGCCGGAATTGAGTCTGAAAGAAGCCACGCAAAAATTCGAGCGCCAATTTATTTTGAATGTCCTGAAGAAAAACAATTACCACAAAGGTAAAACCGCAAAAGATCTGCAAATCGGCGAGGCAACCCTGTATCGGAAATTAGCGGCGCTGGATATTCAGGCTTGAATCGTGGCACATTCTGCAAAAATTGTCAATGCTTCCTTGGAATGTTCTCTTTCCAATCGTACTTTGGGCAACGCCGTCGTTTTTATCGCTATGCGGCAATTAGTGCCATATTTTTTTATTGTGAAATTTGTCGTTTATTTGCCATAAATGCAATTGATTGTACGTTGCGGACGGAAAATTCAAAAAACTGCAATGCTAAAAATTTTCAGATGTCCCCCTTTTCTTATCATCTCATGCTTATCTTAATTCAAAACTCATCATTATTTTCAGTTGATTGTCAAACAAGGGGACGACCGTTGTCTTGTCAAAAGATATGATATAAATTTTACAAAAAATTTCTATCCCTGACGACAGGAAAAGTAGGATAAAAAAATATGAAAAAAAATAAGAAATTGCTTGATTTTTAAAAATAAAATTATTATAATAGACAAAACAAAAGTCCTAAACAATGAGTGCAAGATAGTAAAAATAAATAACTTAATATTAATCAATAACTAAAATGTAAATAAATTAAAATAGTTATAAAATTAAATAGATTGTGAAATAAAATCATATAATAGTTTAATAATGAAGGGGATAGCAATAAAAAAAATTACTACTTTATTTTCGCGTAACACTCAATTTGATAAGTTGCATTTTCGCTCTAAAAGATGCGAAATAAGCATAAGATAGTTTTTAGTGGCAATTTTACAGGGGCGACATCTTCGATTTTCATCACCATTTTTCGATTAAAAAATCAGGGGCACGACTTCCAGGAAATCTTCTTTAAAAAAAATCTCATTTTTTACCAATTTTGCTGAATGCAATTAAGGGGAAAGGTGTGCGATGAAACGCTCTGGAAGAATTAAGTTCTGTGGGCAATCCGGGCTGGTTATCGGTCTGATGTTGCTCTGGAATCTGGGCTGGGCATCATCGGGTTTTCACCTTCAGGATACGACTGCACAGAAAATCAAAAATCAAGTTTTGCAAACTCAGATGAAAATTGAACCTGTGGATTCGCTGACATGCGATCACACTAAACCTTATTTTACGAATTTGCGTCCTTATCCGAACAAAAAGGGCGTAGCTCTCTTTCCTACTATTAAATTTACAGCGAATGACGACGATCAACATAAAGATGACGATCCTTCGGGAATAGATACCAGCGCTGTGTTCATTACTGTCAAGGTCCGTCCCACTTCAGTGCGAATCATCAAAGCGCGTCCGCATCTGGTACGTTTTCGGGATGGCTTTTTCAAGATTGATTATGATTTTACTTTGCCGAGGCAATTAAATTACGATGATACTGTTTGGGTGGTGCTCGAGGCAACTGATTTATCGCGGAACAAAAATTACGGGCGCAAACAGTACAGACTTTATATTGAAAAAGATCCTGTACCGCCTGAGCTTGAGGTCAGGCAGCCGATTCCGTTTTCAACTGAGACGCTGCTGGCAACACCGCTGATTTTTTTCGCCAAAGACAACAAAAATATGCTCAATCAAAATTCGGCGCAACTGATAATTAATAATCAAATTATCCCGTGGGATAAACTGCAATTTATTTCGAATGGCAGCGGCGATACGATAAAATATCAGCCGGATTCGCCTTTTGATTACAATGAGACTGTGGATGTGTCATTCCGAATAGCCGACATACAGGAAAATTGGGCGGATACGACTTTCTGGTTCGACACGATAAAAGATACGACAGCGCCACAAATTGCGCCAGTTCGTCCGTTGCCTGATCAGACGGAAACTTCGTTGAATACGGACATAGTGATTTTTTGCTCGGACGACGTGTCCGGCGTTGATACGTCGAGTATTGTCTTCAAAATTAATGATGTTGCAATTTCCCCCAGGGATTACTCAATCATCCATGTCGCAGGTGGTGATTCGATAAAATATCAGCCTTCAGTTTATCAATGGAATGATACCGTGAATGTGTCTTTTGGAATTACTGATTTTGCGCATAATGCAGCAGACACGGCGTATCAATTTTTTATCAAAAGTGACCATATTAAGCCGACGATCGAAGTTTTGCAGCCATTTGCGAATGAGAACTGTGTGGATGATAGTACCTGGATTAAATTTTACGTCTCTGATGACAAATCCGGGATCGACCAAAATTCAGCGAATTTAGTTGTAAATGGAAAATCGGTTCCCTCATCTGAACTGATCTTCTCTTCCGACGCTTCAGGTGATACGGTGAAATATTTTCCGACCGTCCCGTTTGGCTACGGTGAAAACGTTGATGTCAATTTTTCAATCGCTGACATTGTCGGCAATTCCGCCGATACCAGCTATTCATTTATTATCGAAACGATTCCGGAAATAAAAATTGTGCGTCCGCAGCCCAATGCAGTCAATGTGCCAATTTCAACGGATATCGCGTTTTATGTCCCGCAGACGCATTGCGGTATTGATTCCTCGACGGTGATTTTTGTGGTTAATGGCGACACAATCGATCATGCGGCATTGGATTTCTTCAATGATGGCCAGGGAGATTCGATAAAATACCAGTCGGCGACGCCGTTCGCCTGGGGTTCGGTTGATTCGGTTTATTTTCGCATTGGTGATTTGGTCGGTAATTTTGCGGAAACGAGTTACAGCTTCACCATTGAGAATGAGCCATTTCCGCCTGAAATTGAAATAGTCAGTCCTTTGCCTGATGCAAATTGTGTAGATGGCAGCGCTTCGATTGTAATCGTGGCAATTGATAGTCTGTCAGGAATTGATATCAACACTGCGGATTTGAAAATAAATCTTCAATCGATTCCACTTTCCGATTTGATTTTCAAATCATTCAATAAAGGGGATACAATAATTTACGAGCCAAAAACTCCATTTACAAATGGCGAAACGATAAATGTCAATTTTTTAATCTCTGACATCGCCGGGAATTCAGCCGATACCAGCTATTCGTTTATCATTGAGACGACGCCTGAAATTCAAGCAAATCATCCGCAGCCGGGAGAAATTGGCGTTTCGCCGACCACGGATATTGTGCTTTACGTGCCGGAGACGCTTTGTAAGATCGATACAAATTCAGTGAGTTTATCCGTGAATGATACCGCGCGGACAAGTATGAACATATCCTTTGACGGGACCGGTTACGAATTTCAGTTTATCCCGACAGCGCCGTTTCATTACAATGATACAGTAAATGTTTATTTTAGTATTTCAGATATGGCGAGCAATCAGGCTGATACAAGTTATCATTTTGTAGTCGCTTCACCGCCTGATACGATTCCGCCGATTATTGAGATAATCAATCCTGTTCCGGCGGAGCATTGCGTCGATGACAGCGCTGAAATTGTTTTGTTTGCGAAGGATTTGGAAACTGGCGTAGCTGTATCAACTATCGAACTCGTACTAAATGGGTCTGTAATTGATACGAGTGATATAATTGCTACGCCTAACACGCAAGGCATTGGCGACACTCTCAGATTCCATCCGTTAGTGCCATTTGGCATGGGGGATTCCATTTCTGTTTATTTTGCGGTATCCGATTTCGCAGGGAATAAAGCGGATACAAGCTACTCATTTTTCATTGAAACAGCGCCAGAAATTCGGGTGGTTCGTCCGCTGCCGGGAGACACCACTGTGGCGCCGACCACGGATATTGTGGTCTATGTCCCGGAGACGTTTTGCAAAATTGATACAAATTCATACGTCTTCACTGTAAATAACGCGCAGCAAGGGAACGTCAACATCTCGTTTGACGGTTTGGGTTATGAATTTCAATTTGTTGCGGCAGATACATTTTCAAGCGGTGATTCTGTAAATGTCTATTTTGGAATTGTTGATTCAGCCGGCAATTGGGCGGATACGAGCTATTATTTCAAAATCCGCTCTGAAATTATTTTGCCCAAAATTGCTATCATTCGTCCGCTACCGAATGCCACCAATGTGGATGATTTGACGGATGTAAAATTTTATGTATTTGATTTTGAGAGCGGCATTGATACCACGTTTCTCGCATTAAAGGTTGATTCTGTGCTAATTGAACATAGCAAATTAGCTTTTAATAAAACTCCCGCTGGATTTTTCGTGACATACAATCCATCGCAGCCGTTCCAATATGGCGACACGGTTCCTGTGGATATTTTTGTAAAGGACAAAGCAGGTAATAAAGCGGATTCAAGTTACTCCTTTACAGTAGAGCCGCCGCCTGAAACGATTCCGCCAAGGATAGTAGTTTACGTTCCCAAACCAAATGCGACGGGAGTGGATCCTGGTACAAATATCAAGATTTACACTTTTGATTTAGAAACAGGAATCGATAGTTCGACGGTACAATTGTCTGTTGATGCTGCTGTGATCGACCATAGCGAAATTACATTCACGAAAACGTCGGTGGGATATTTTGTCGATTATCAGCCGGCGAGTCCGTTTTCTTATGATTCTACCGTACACGTAAATTTTTCTGTCAAAGATTTTGCCAGAAATGTGGCGGATACGAGCTATGTTTTTGCTGTTAATTCCGCGCCGTCTCCACAGCCAAATGATTCGATACCGCCAGTGATAGAAGTTATCACTCCTTTACCTGACGATCATTGTGTAAATGACAGCACAGAAATTATCTTGTTTGTCGAAGATGCGGATACAGGTGTCGATTTATCCACTATTGAGCTCAAAATAAATGGTAACGTAATTGATAACCAAGATTTGATAATTAATACAACTACTCAAGGTATCGGCGACACAATCAGATTCCCGTTTGTGCCATTTGACATGGGAGACACAATTTCAGTGCATTTTTCTGTATCTGATTTTGCACCTAATATATCGCATACGACTTATTCATTTATCATTGAAACAATGCCGGAAATTCAAGTGCTTCGTCCGTTGCCGGGAGACACCACTGCAGCGCCGACGACAGATATTGCAATTTATGTACCGGAGACGCTCTGCAAAATTGATACAAGTTCATACGTCTTCACTGTAAATAACGCGCAGCAAGGAAAGGTCAACATCTCATTTGACGGTCAAGGTTACCAATTTCAATTTGTTCCAAATATTGCATTTTCTTTCAATGAAACAGTCAATGTTCATTTTGGCGTTGCGGATTCGGCGAGCAATTGGGCGGATACGAGTTATTCATTTAAAATTGAGAAAGCAAATACGGGTAAAGATACGATGTCGCCAATTATCACTCTGATCAGTCCAAAACCCAATGAGGTTGTTGAAGACACAACAAATATTGTCATCAAAGTTACTGATACAAGCCCTGGTGTCGATAGTTCAAAAGTTATTTTGAAAATCGACTCAAATGAGATAAATCATTCGTTCATTACTTTTTCAGGGGATTCTGCGGCGTACAATATCGTGTATAGGCCATCGGCTCCCTTTCAACAGGGCTCTGTGGTTAATGTCTATTTTTATGCTGCTGATTTTGATTCAAATCCTGCGGATACGAGTTATAAGTTTTCTATTATTTCTGTACAGGAAGATACCGTACTACCAAAAATTTTCGCGATTCATCCACAGCCAAATGAAACTAATGTTGACGACAGCACTGCTATTGTTCTTTACGTTGTAGATCACGAAACAGGAGTTGATCTTTCTACGGCATCGATGTCTGTGGATTCACAGAAAATTTCAAATGACAGTTTGCAGTTTATTCCAAACGTTTTTGGAATCGGAGATACGGTCAAATATCAGCCAGAGTACGCTTTTCAGGCGGGCGCTATTATTACAGTATCATTTTCAATTAAGGATTTTAGTAATAATCTGGCGACTAAAACGTACCAATTCACGGTTGAGATTCCGCCGCCGCAGCCGGATACGATTCCGCCAAAGATTGTAATCGTAGGCCCAAAGTTGAATGACAGAAACGTACCCACGACGACATCAATCAATATAAAAACGTGGGATGAGCAAACGCAAGTTGATAAATCTAAAATAAAGCTAATCGTTCTCAATTCGGAGGTTCAATACAACAATTTAGTTATTGAAGAAATTCAAGATATTGCTTTGGATACATTTTCTGTTAAATATGTTCCGCAGATTGCCTTGCCGTCGCGACAAAAAATCACTGTCAGGTTTCATTCGGAAGATGTCGCAGGAAATGCGGCAGATAGCGTCTATAGTTTTGTGACCAAAGGCGCTAAAATCATTGTCCGTTCGAACCCGTTTACGCCCAATGGCGACGGCATCAACGATGAGGTGGAATTCAATTTCGAGAAATTGGACGT is a window encoding:
- a CDS encoding PDZ domain-containing protein; translation: MKQKWIIISVISIVFIAFLISVDSAISKSESKTERGFLGVVVEPLSKKMKSDLGTDYGVLIAEVELDSPADEYGLTEDDVILKVNDIKIRRPNTLTRAIRKIKPGEKAKILILRDGKKKTLEVKIGQLKEAKNFDFSFKPQKMAIKIATKARLGVHLADLNEDLASYFNVKKGALVIDVEEDSPAEKANVKAGDVIVRVNDEKVDDADDVREIIGEAEPDEEVTVEVVRHGKNEKLTAKLEETENEENFLIMPGEGKHGVMMFSPNKLMDMNEKMLRWYRPDKNIRIEKKKIIKNFDNVI
- a CDS encoding ATP-binding protein, whose protein sequence is MKNYIDRNIYLEKIIPFIDKNIVKVIVGQRRVGKSYFLLQIMDHLRKEKQNPNIIFINKELYEFDFIRDYHDLMKYVRSKTSATQQNYLFVDEIQDIDQFEKALRSLQAEGNFDIFCTGSNAKMLSGDLATLLSGRYIETKIFSLSYPEFLEFHNLENSQQAFFDYIKFGGLPYLIHLTLEERVVFDYVKNVYDTIVLKDVVSRYQVRNVAFLENLILFLADNIGNLLSAKKISDFLKSQRIQMSPNLILSYCNYMASAFFIFKVKRSDISGKKIFDVGEKYYFEDVGMRHALIGFRQKDINQILENVVFTHLLICGYSVTVGKTDGKEIDFICQKNGEKLYVQVAYLIPDQKVREREFGNLLAVKDNFPKLVVSMDEMAGGQYEGISHLHVRDFLSKYW
- a CDS encoding DUF456 domain-containing protein — encoded protein: MIVGLIGCVVPGMPGPPLSFIGLLILAIAQHFTPPLTSQLVLIMAVLMVVVTILDYIIPVAGAKKYGASKWGIWGSILGMILGLLFFPPLGIIIGAFLGAVVVEMLIGKSGKEALRAGWGTFLGTLLGTILKLTVSFTMTYYYLKALI
- a CDS encoding PAS domain S-box protein, producing the protein MIAQFLRDHRDTILSRWEEKISVPEDKKLRGASGKNLFDFFVTINLGNGAKLEKEIDEFIAHDGIRDSHGVDVLLNNLVFMKRTICDTALQELDTGDQALRALVLFSEKFERALLVALKRYHNAQMEIISSQKKLFEKANDLLRSAVNFSNIGLFILDRNLRIIYWGSGLERMYRIRENEVLNKPISEQFPALKDEGVFEKFERTLRTGESFEMSAVAHQSLRRGKRIIDFKISPLREENGDIIGVNVLLNDVTERQRSEASLKEYQQFLSNIFDDAAEAIFVLDENDCVKLWNKQAEKMYGYSAEEMIGKHISLIVPNDEKSRREIELINKIVKEKGFVKDWETERITHDGRKLLLRITRTAIRDENDNYRGSSVIAHDISEQRRLEQQLIHSEKLSAVGQLAAGIAHEVGSPLTAISSLAQLLYERDDDEWNKDKLKIIREQIDRIARIVRELVNFSKPISTDVKDISVNQVIEEAIQIVRYDRRLKHLTINLDLFPGLPMIRASFDQLLQVLINILLNAGDALEGRPDGEISISTQLVGEKIIIRIIDNGAGIAGKYLDHIFEPFFTTKGPGKGTGLGLWVCYNIVKGFSGEIVAESEENQGTAFHIILPVLKDLDEIKDE
- a CDS encoding sigma-54-dependent Fis family transcriptional regulator produces the protein MNEKLLIVDDDEILRESLTAVLANRGYQCTQCSNAEDAFALLSGGYEFDAVISDIAMPGMSGLELMEKVVEINPRIPFIIITAYASMETAILALRKGAFDYLIKPLNFEDVYLKISKLLQHKEIAAENQVLRQELNNQYKFDNIVGKSSAIQRVFEIIRQVSQTSANVLITGNSGTGKELVARAIHFNSPRMKGRFVPLNCASVSETLFESELFGHKKGAFTGAIAETEGFFKAAGKGTLFLDEISEVPITIQAKLLRAIESKEIIPVGSNQPQTVDVRIIAASNRDLAAEVKSGNFREDLFYRLNIIHIKLPSLSERPEDIPLLVNHFMQNFRGQMNRKVRGVDPKAMQLLMNRKWQGEIRELQNAIERAMIFCRGEMITLDDLPPEIITESKDEMLSPELSLKEATQKFERQFILNVLKKNNYHKGKTAKDLQIGEATLYRKLAALDIQA